Proteins from a single region of Paenibacillus sp. BIHB 4019:
- a CDS encoding ABC transporter ATP-binding protein, with protein sequence MANSDPALTLRQVTHVYVNDKGASLAVEDMNLTVQRGEFVSLVGPSGCGKTTVLSMLAGLFLPTRGEVLLNNRQVKQPSTLVGYMLQQDYLFPWRTILDNAALGLELTGNKTQAALETVAELLAELGLPGAGARYPHELSGGMRQRVALARTLATEPEVLLLDEPFSALDLHIKLQLEDLVQVTLRKLGKTALLVTHDLSEAVAMSDRVIVLAANPGRIRYELTIPDSIRQASPMKARQLPEFQPLFDQLWAELDAAEKTLWEGSESNEG encoded by the coding sequence ATGGCGAATAGTGACCCCGCGCTTACGCTGCGGCAAGTGACTCATGTATATGTGAATGACAAGGGCGCCTCGCTTGCTGTGGAGGATATGAACTTGACCGTTCAGCGCGGCGAGTTCGTCAGTCTGGTTGGCCCAAGCGGATGCGGAAAAACGACGGTGCTCAGCATGCTGGCGGGCTTGTTTTTACCGACACGCGGCGAAGTGCTCCTGAACAATCGACAGGTTAAACAACCGTCAACCCTTGTCGGTTATATGCTCCAGCAGGATTATTTGTTTCCATGGCGGACGATTTTGGATAATGCGGCGCTGGGGCTGGAATTGACGGGAAATAAGACGCAGGCTGCGCTTGAAACCGTAGCTGAATTGCTGGCAGAGCTCGGCCTGCCCGGAGCGGGAGCCCGTTATCCGCATGAGCTGTCGGGCGGTATGAGGCAGCGGGTCGCCTTGGCGCGGACGCTGGCAACTGAGCCGGAAGTATTGCTGCTGGATGAGCCTTTTTCAGCGCTGGATTTGCACATTAAGCTTCAATTGGAGGATTTGGTGCAGGTAACGCTGCGAAAGCTTGGGAAAACGGCGCTGCTCGTCACGCATGATCTATCTGAAGCTGTGGCGATGAGTGATCGCGTCATCGTACTGGCAGCAAATCCAGGGCGAATTCGCTACGAGCTGACGATACCCGATTCAATCCGGCAGGCATCGCCGATGAAAGCTCGACAGCTGCCGGAATTTCAGCCGCTGTTCGATCAATTATGGGCTGAGCTGGATGCTGCCGAGAAGACCCTCTGGGAAGGGAGCGAGAGCAATGAAGGATGA
- a CDS encoding ABC transporter substrate-binding protein yields the protein MRRRWTTLLLVVMLAATAALAGCGGKSEKTTLKVGEVTRSLFYAPQYVALEKGFFEEEGLNIELTTTAGGDKTMTALLSGVIDVALVGSETSIYVYQQGADDPVINFAQLTQTDGTFLVARQPEPTFDWQSLKGKIFLGQRKGGMPQMAGEFTLKKFGIDPQKDLELIQNVDFANISAAYASGTGDFVQLFEPTASIFEKEGRGKVVASFGAESGHLPYTVYMAKQSFTNKNKSALQSFTNAIHRAQLWVAENSAETIADVVLPYFENVDRGILISSIDRYKQQGSFATDPIIDQEEWNNLLDVMTSAGELKARTEHDAIVNTAFAEAAIEAVK from the coding sequence ATGAGGAGAAGATGGACAACGTTGCTGCTAGTTGTCATGCTGGCTGCAACCGCTGCGCTGGCAGGCTGCGGCGGCAAAAGCGAGAAAACAACGCTGAAAGTCGGCGAGGTTACGCGCTCCCTCTTTTATGCGCCACAATATGTAGCGCTGGAGAAGGGCTTTTTTGAAGAGGAAGGGCTGAACATTGAACTGACAACAACGGCTGGAGGGGACAAGACGATGACGGCGCTCCTGTCGGGTGTCATCGATGTGGCGCTTGTTGGCTCGGAGACGTCGATTTATGTGTACCAGCAGGGCGCGGATGACCCGGTCATCAATTTTGCCCAATTGACGCAGACCGATGGGACGTTTCTAGTTGCTCGTCAACCGGAGCCTACCTTTGATTGGCAGTCATTGAAAGGGAAGATTTTCCTTGGGCAGCGGAAGGGCGGCATGCCGCAGATGGCTGGAGAATTTACGCTGAAAAAATTCGGAATTGACCCGCAGAAGGATTTGGAGCTGATCCAAAATGTCGATTTTGCCAACATTTCGGCAGCTTATGCTTCAGGGACAGGCGATTTCGTGCAGCTTTTTGAGCCGACCGCTTCTATTTTTGAGAAAGAGGGCCGTGGCAAGGTCGTGGCTTCCTTTGGTGCGGAGAGCGGGCATTTGCCGTACACCGTTTATATGGCGAAGCAAAGCTTTACAAATAAAAACAAGTCGGCGCTGCAATCTTTCACCAATGCGATTCATCGGGCACAATTATGGGTGGCTGAAAATAGTGCCGAAACCATTGCGGACGTTGTCCTGCCTTATTTTGAAAATGTAGATCGCGGCATTTTGATTAGCTCGATCGATCGTTATAAGCAGCAAGGCTCTTTTGCGACCGACCCGATTATTGACCAGGAGGAATGGAACAATTTGCTGGATGTCATGACCTCGGCCGGCGAACTGAAGGCGCGAACCGAGCATGATGCCATCGTAAACACGGCCTTTGCGGAAGCTGCGATTGAAGCCGTGAAGTAG
- a CDS encoding carboxypeptidase M32, with product MTVHNSKALAPFLETVKKLKAYGEALGVLYWDLRTGAPRKGMDMRSEVIGSLSGDMFKLSTSPELGEWLSELEQPETFGKLSEIERKLVTDTREEYDRSVKIPPKLYEEHVVICSQAESKWEEAKAANDYEGFQPYLEKVIDYTQQFIDLWGPKETRYDTLLDQYEPGMTVKELDKVFGGLREQLVPLAAAIAASKHQPDTSFLRQNYDKQAQKAFSLRILKQMGYDFEAGRLDESTHPFATGLNTGDVRITTRYLEDDVTSALFGTIHEGGHALYEQNIMAELDGTTLSTGTSMGIHESQSRFWENVIGRSKPFWQHNFAALQQQFPGQLDVTLDQFYRGNNVVQPSLIRIEADELTYNLHIIIRYEIEKMIFNEGAKAADLPAIWNEKYKEYLGIEPPTNAEGVLQDVHWSGGAFGYFPSYSLGNMYAAQFADTLERELPNFWELVSAGNLLPIKEWLSERIYKYGKLRTPSELIQNVTGKPLDPQYLVKYLEKKYSEIYKL from the coding sequence ATGACCGTACATAATTCGAAGGCACTTGCTCCGTTTCTGGAAACGGTGAAAAAATTGAAAGCTTACGGTGAGGCGCTTGGCGTGCTGTATTGGGACCTGCGCACCGGTGCTCCGCGCAAAGGCATGGATATGCGTTCGGAGGTCATCGGATCGTTGTCCGGCGACATGTTCAAGCTTTCCACATCGCCTGAATTAGGTGAATGGCTGAGTGAGCTGGAACAGCCGGAAACGTTTGGCAAACTAAGCGAAATAGAGCGCAAGCTTGTAACCGATACAAGGGAAGAATACGACCGCAGCGTCAAAATTCCGCCGAAGCTTTATGAGGAGCATGTCGTTATTTGCTCTCAGGCAGAATCCAAATGGGAAGAAGCGAAGGCAGCAAACGATTATGAGGGCTTCCAGCCTTATTTGGAAAAAGTCATCGATTATACGCAGCAGTTTATCGACTTATGGGGGCCGAAAGAAACCCGCTATGACACGCTGCTTGACCAATATGAGCCGGGCATGACCGTGAAGGAGCTGGACAAAGTGTTTGGCGGCTTGCGCGAGCAGCTGGTTCCACTAGCAGCAGCTATTGCGGCTTCCAAGCACCAGCCGGATACGTCCTTCCTGCGCCAAAACTATGATAAGCAAGCGCAAAAAGCGTTCAGCCTGCGGATTTTAAAGCAGATGGGCTATGATTTTGAAGCGGGCAGACTTGATGAAAGCACGCATCCATTCGCAACAGGACTTAACACAGGCGACGTGCGAATTACGACACGTTATTTGGAAGATGATGTGACGAGCGCCTTGTTCGGCACCATTCACGAGGGCGGCCATGCGCTGTATGAGCAAAATATTATGGCTGAGCTGGATGGAACAACGCTAAGCACAGGCACATCGATGGGCATCCATGAATCGCAATCGCGTTTCTGGGAAAATGTCATTGGCCGCAGCAAGCCGTTCTGGCAGCATAATTTTGCCGCTTTGCAGCAGCAGTTCCCGGGTCAGCTGGATGTGACGCTGGATCAGTTTTATCGGGGCAATAACGTCGTTCAGCCGTCACTCATTCGTATTGAAGCTGATGAGCTGACGTACAATCTTCATATTATTATCCGCTATGAAATTGAGAAAATGATATTTAATGAAGGCGCGAAGGCCGCAGATCTTCCCGCTATTTGGAATGAAAAATATAAGGAATATCTGGGTATTGAACCGCCAACGAATGCAGAAGGCGTTCTGCAGGATGTGCACTGGTCTGGCGGCGCATTCGGCTATTTCCCGTCGTATTCTCTAGGCAACATGTATGCAGCACAATTCGCCGATACGTTGGAGCGAGAGCTGCCGAACTTCTGGGAGCTTGTAAGTGCTGGAAATCTGCTGCCGATTAAAGAATGGCTTAGCGAACGCATTTACAAATACGGAAAGCTCAGAACACCTTCTGAATTGATCCAAAATGTAACCGGCAAGCCGCTGGACCCGCAATATTTGGTGAAATATTTGGAGAAGAAGTATAGCGAGATTTATAAGCTGTAA
- a CDS encoding iron-sulfur cluster biosynthesis family protein, whose amino-acid sequence MFITFSPSAVEQLSPYLEDGVHQLKLLHDTEGCGCVVSGVPALQLVKEPSSDDRLTQGQPFSFLYEPRHEVFFEPQLRIGYDTDRGTFNLKSDGQIYSLNLRFLTP is encoded by the coding sequence ATGTTTATAACTTTTTCGCCATCGGCAGTTGAGCAGCTTTCTCCTTATTTAGAAGACGGCGTACATCAGCTTAAGCTGCTGCATGATACAGAAGGCTGCGGCTGCGTCGTCAGCGGCGTCCCTGCCCTCCAGCTTGTAAAGGAACCTAGTTCAGACGACCGATTAACCCAAGGTCAGCCCTTCTCCTTTTTGTATGAGCCCCGCCATGAAGTTTTTTTTGAGCCCCAACTGCGTATCGGCTACGATACAGATCGTGGAACATTCAATTTAAAAAGCGACGGACAAATCTATTCCCTTAATTTGCGATTTCTGACCCCCTGA
- a CDS encoding outer spore coat protein CotE, producing the protein MANADKQLQYREIITKAVCGKGRKFSTVTHTVTPPQHPTSILGAWIINHQYEAVRSGDGIEVIGTYDINIWYSYSKNSQTEVAKESVHYVENVPLSFVDPKHRATTVEVSADALQEPNCIEANVSSSGSGVVIRVEREFSVELVAETKVTVACIPGGLDGLDAKEYEFGLGDDDYEDLDPDLLDDEL; encoded by the coding sequence ATGGCTAATGCAGATAAACAGCTTCAGTACAGAGAAATTATCACCAAAGCTGTCTGCGGCAAAGGTCGTAAGTTTTCCACTGTAACCCATACCGTTACGCCGCCTCAACATCCGACCAGTATTTTGGGCGCATGGATTATCAACCATCAATATGAAGCGGTTCGTTCGGGCGATGGGATTGAGGTCATCGGTACTTACGACATTAACATCTGGTACTCGTACAGCAAAAACTCGCAAACCGAGGTTGCGAAGGAATCCGTTCATTATGTAGAAAATGTTCCGCTATCGTTTGTCGATCCGAAGCATCGTGCCACAACCGTGGAAGTTTCAGCAGACGCGCTTCAGGAGCCGAATTGTATCGAAGCGAATGTTTCATCGAGCGGCTCCGGCGTTGTCATCCGGGTTGAACGCGAATTTTCGGTAGAGCTGGTTGCCGAGACAAAAGTGACGGTTGCTTGTATCCCTGGAGGTTTGGACGGCCTTGATGCCAAGGAATACGAGTTCGGTCTCGGCGATGACGACTACGAAGATCTTGATCCGGATTTGCTCGACGACGAGCTTTAA
- the mutS gene encoding DNA mismatch repair protein MutS: protein MASYTPMIMQYLAIKEEAKDAFLFFRLGDFYEMFFEDAIAASRELEITLTGREGGGTEKIPMCGVPYHSAQNYIARLVEKGYKVAICEQVEDPAAAKGVVRREIVQVITPGTVMESKALADKTNNFISAIALLNGKVSISSCDLSTGELYVTSFPLQMEALIDEINVYQPAEIVGDEDLLDKLQASDAWNRPILLTKREPVPEQKLLDQFGKQELVQLNEACMRAVSLLIGYLDDTQKRSLGHVRAIRSYEPGQYMILDHYTRRNLELTETVRDRSKKGSLLWLLDRSQTSMGARLMRRWIDKPLLSRTAIEARLDAVDTLYRNLILRDDIRSELNDIYDLERLVGRVAFGSANGRDMNALKTSIQRVPQLVELCKASGSQRLEQLVDGLDDCADLADMIATVVVDEPPVSIREGGIIRAGYDDYLDQLKEASTNGKKWLAELERAEREATGIRSLKIGYNKIFGYYLEVSKANLAMLPEGRYERKQTLSNAERFVTPELKEKERLILEAEEKMVDIEYERFLELREHLAGQLHRLQRLAEAIAELDVYQAFATVSAERRFTRPSITDSFDMVIEEGRHPVVEAVMENGAAFIANATQLHKEHNSMLLITGPNMAGKSTYMRQVALIGIMAQIGCFVPAKSAQIPLTDRIFTRIGAADDLIGGQSTFMVEMKDIQIMTEKATENSLVIIDELGRGTSTGEGMAIAQAVIEYVHHQIRCKALVSTHFHELSHLEDSLPQLTNACMAVQESGDHVTFLRKMIPGAAGTSYGIYCAKLAGLPESIISRSYELLEVSDALVEKNASIKMGTAAVVETDRRTAEEKTASNKNKPEHSYAALQSGDTLSNASGHADSSIPSASDPSASQASSAGVRETAAAIQLSIWDEPAAAQADSSRRKGSPKSEQLADQLRKLDLFNMTPMQAMQWLNDMKRKMND from the coding sequence GTGGCTAGCTATACCCCGATGATTATGCAATACCTTGCGATTAAAGAAGAAGCGAAGGATGCGTTTCTTTTTTTTCGTCTGGGCGATTTCTATGAAATGTTTTTTGAAGATGCGATTGCGGCCTCGCGAGAGCTTGAAATTACACTAACCGGAAGAGAAGGAGGCGGCACGGAAAAAATTCCAATGTGCGGCGTACCCTATCATTCTGCCCAAAACTATATTGCAAGACTCGTTGAAAAAGGGTACAAGGTTGCCATTTGTGAGCAGGTTGAGGACCCAGCGGCTGCCAAAGGCGTCGTACGACGTGAAATTGTCCAGGTCATTACCCCGGGAACGGTCATGGAGTCGAAGGCTCTGGCGGATAAAACGAATAACTTTATATCAGCGATTGCGCTTTTAAACGGGAAAGTATCGATTTCCTCATGCGATTTGTCTACAGGCGAGCTGTACGTCACTTCGTTCCCGCTTCAGATGGAAGCGCTGATTGATGAAATTAACGTTTATCAGCCTGCGGAAATTGTTGGCGATGAGGACTTGCTGGACAAGCTGCAAGCATCAGACGCGTGGAATCGCCCGATATTGCTGACAAAGCGCGAGCCTGTACCGGAGCAAAAGCTGCTCGACCAGTTCGGAAAGCAGGAGCTTGTACAGTTGAATGAAGCATGCATGCGCGCAGTGAGCCTGCTAATTGGCTATTTGGATGATACGCAAAAGCGCTCGCTCGGTCATGTTCGCGCAATTCGCAGCTATGAGCCGGGTCAATATATGATCCTTGATCATTATACCCGCCGAAATCTGGAGCTGACTGAAACTGTGCGCGACCGCTCGAAGAAGGGCTCGCTGCTTTGGCTGCTGGACCGCAGTCAAACCTCAATGGGAGCAAGGCTTATGCGCCGCTGGATCGACAAGCCGTTGCTGTCGCGCACCGCGATTGAAGCCAGGCTGGATGCGGTGGATACGTTGTACCGCAACTTGATTTTGCGCGATGATATTCGCTCTGAGCTGAATGATATTTATGATTTGGAGCGTCTGGTCGGCAGAGTGGCGTTTGGCAGTGCCAACGGACGCGACATGAATGCTCTCAAAACGTCGATTCAGCGCGTCCCTCAGCTGGTCGAGCTATGCAAAGCCTCGGGATCGCAGCGGCTAGAGCAGTTGGTCGACGGATTGGATGATTGCGCCGATTTGGCAGATATGATTGCGACAGTAGTCGTAGACGAGCCGCCAGTCTCGATTCGCGAAGGCGGAATTATTCGTGCAGGCTACGATGATTATTTGGACCAGCTTAAAGAAGCCAGCACCAATGGGAAAAAATGGCTCGCTGAGCTGGAGCGCGCAGAGCGCGAAGCAACTGGCATTCGCTCGCTCAAAATCGGCTACAATAAAATATTCGGCTATTATCTCGAGGTTTCCAAAGCCAATCTCGCGATGCTGCCGGAGGGCCGCTACGAAAGAAAACAGACGCTTTCCAATGCCGAGCGGTTCGTAACGCCGGAGCTGAAGGAAAAGGAACGCTTAATTCTTGAGGCCGAGGAAAAGATGGTCGATATCGAATATGAACGTTTTCTGGAGCTTCGCGAGCATTTAGCAGGGCAGCTTCACCGTCTGCAGCGGCTTGCTGAAGCCATAGCTGAGCTTGATGTGTATCAGGCATTTGCGACGGTCAGCGCAGAGCGCAGATTTACCCGCCCCTCGATTACCGATTCGTTCGATATGGTCATCGAAGAAGGCAGGCATCCCGTTGTGGAGGCTGTTATGGAAAATGGGGCAGCGTTCATTGCAAATGCGACGCAGCTACATAAAGAGCATAACTCGATGCTGCTCATTACCGGACCGAATATGGCGGGCAAAAGCACCTACATGCGCCAAGTGGCCTTGATAGGCATTATGGCGCAGATCGGCTGCTTTGTTCCGGCAAAATCGGCACAAATTCCACTGACCGACCGGATTTTCACGCGGATTGGCGCGGCGGATGATCTGATTGGCGGACAAAGTACGTTCATGGTGGAAATGAAGGATATTCAAATTATGACCGAGAAGGCGACGGAGAACAGCCTTGTCATTATTGACGAGCTTGGGCGCGGCACTTCTACGGGCGAAGGCATGGCCATTGCCCAAGCGGTTATTGAATATGTGCATCATCAGATTCGCTGCAAAGCGCTCGTATCGACCCATTTTCACGAGCTGTCGCATTTGGAGGATTCCTTGCCTCAGCTGACCAATGCATGTATGGCGGTACAGGAAAGCGGCGATCATGTTACCTTTTTGCGCAAGATGATACCCGGCGCTGCAGGGACGAGCTACGGCATTTATTGCGCAAAGCTTGCCGGCTTGCCGGAGTCCATTATTTCCCGATCCTATGAGCTATTGGAAGTTTCGGATGCATTGGTTGAAAAAAATGCGAGCATCAAGATGGGCACAGCTGCTGTTGTTGAAACAGATAGACGCACTGCTGAGGAGAAAACCGCTTCTAATAAAAATAAACCAGAGCATTCGTATGCAGCCTTGCAGTCTGGCGATACTTTGTCAAATGCTTCGGGCCATGCAGATAGCAGCATTCCATCTGCTTCCGATCCTTCGGCCAGCCAAGCATCGAGTGCTGGCGTTCGCGAAACTGCGGCGGCCATTCAGCTGTCCATTTGGGATGAGCCAGCTGCCGCTCAGGCGGATTCGAGCCGCCGTAAAGGGAGTCCCAAATCCGAGCAGCTTGCTGATCAACTGCGCAAGCTCGACCTGTTTAATATGACGCCGATGCAGGCGATGCAGTGGCTTAATGATATGAAACGCAAAATGAACGACTAG
- a CDS encoding carbonic anhydrase, producing the protein MNNVDQIMNDNTAFVERKDYEQYITSRFPDRKMVIVTCMDTRLTEMLPKAMNLRNGDAKIIKNAGGIVTQPFGNIMRSVLIAIYELQADEVFVIGHHGCGMTGLNPEVIVQHMTDRGVPEQTVETLRHSGLNFMRWLTGFDNVKESVEKSVGIIRNHPLLPPNVPVHGMTIEPETGQLDLIVNGYDKLKQP; encoded by the coding sequence ATGAACAACGTTGATCAAATCATGAACGATAATACAGCTTTTGTTGAGCGCAAGGATTATGAGCAATACATAACGAGTCGTTTTCCCGATCGAAAAATGGTCATCGTCACCTGCATGGATACGCGTCTCACCGAAATGCTGCCTAAAGCGATGAACCTGCGCAACGGAGACGCCAAAATTATTAAAAACGCTGGCGGCATCGTCACCCAACCGTTCGGCAATATTATGAGGAGCGTCTTAATCGCCATCTACGAGCTGCAAGCCGATGAAGTGTTTGTTATCGGGCATCATGGCTGCGGCATGACCGGGCTTAATCCCGAGGTCATCGTCCAGCATATGACGGATCGCGGCGTACCTGAGCAGACGGTTGAAACGCTGAGGCATTCCGGGCTCAATTTTATGCGTTGGCTGACTGGATTCGACAATGTGAAAGAAAGCGTAGAGAAAAGCGTAGGCATTATTCGCAACCACCCTCTGCTTCCGCCAAACGTTCCCGTTCACGGCATGACGATAGAGCCGGAAACAGGCCAACTCGATCTCATTGTCAACGGCTATGACAAGCTGAAGCAGCCATAA
- a CDS encoding DUF309 domain-containing protein, with protein sequence MKYPGHYVSYLVEFHATRDFFECHELLEEYWKEHPEDERALIWVGLIQLAVGQYHERRGNLAGAAKMYEQALGKLTAVALDSLGLNGAKAVVELEAVLARAKQLEEAIAPAYQDMNLEIIDAELQVLCEQECTERGIAQKQWGLPSDMADEALIHRHTLRDRSDVIAARAEAIAARTKKPSTHNR encoded by the coding sequence ATGAAATATCCAGGACATTACGTATCGTATTTAGTTGAGTTTCATGCAACGCGAGATTTTTTCGAATGCCATGAGCTGTTGGAGGAATATTGGAAGGAGCATCCAGAAGATGAGCGGGCGTTAATCTGGGTAGGGCTGATCCAGCTGGCTGTCGGCCAATATCATGAGCGGCGGGGCAATCTCGCAGGCGCAGCAAAAATGTATGAGCAGGCGCTCGGCAAGCTGACCGCCGTAGCTCTGGACAGTCTAGGACTAAATGGCGCTAAGGCAGTTGTGGAATTGGAAGCTGTGCTCGCGAGAGCCAAGCAGCTGGAAGAGGCCATTGCGCCTGCCTATCAAGATATGAATCTGGAGATTATCGATGCTGAACTGCAAGTGTTATGTGAGCAGGAATGCACGGAAAGAGGAATAGCCCAGAAGCAGTGGGGGTTGCCAAGCGATATGGCAGACGAAGCGCTTATTCATCGTCACACGTTGCGGGATCGCAGCGATGTCATTGCCGCAAGAGCAGAAGCGATTGCCGCGAGAACAAAGAAGCCGTCCACGCACAATCGTTGA
- a CDS encoding ABC transporter permease, which translates to MRRAKRTTALVGVTQFIILVLFIGLWEAAGRNRWVDPLLFSYPTKMFHQLWGTMSDGSIWPHIGVTVSETIVGFALGTLLGTLLAALLWWFPFVSRVADPYLVVLNSMPKVALGPIFIVCLGPGFLSIVAVTLSVTVIITTLNIYNQFREVDAGYIKVVRLFGAGRSQLFRSVILPASFPVIISTLKVNVGLAWIGVIVGEFLVAKLGLGYLIIYGFQVFNFTLVLSSLLVIAAVATVMYKAVSALERRLMAGWREQ; encoded by the coding sequence ATGCGGCGGGCAAAGCGGACGACGGCGTTAGTCGGCGTGACGCAGTTCATTATCTTAGTACTCTTTATTGGGCTGTGGGAGGCCGCGGGACGTAATCGGTGGGTTGATCCGCTGTTGTTCAGTTATCCAACGAAGATGTTCCATCAATTGTGGGGGACGATGTCGGACGGCTCAATCTGGCCGCATATCGGGGTGACCGTATCGGAAACGATTGTCGGATTTGCACTGGGCACACTGCTGGGCACGCTCCTTGCGGCGCTGCTTTGGTGGTTCCCTTTTGTATCGCGGGTTGCGGACCCTTATTTGGTCGTGCTGAACAGCATGCCGAAGGTAGCGCTAGGGCCAATCTTTATCGTTTGTCTTGGTCCTGGCTTTCTCTCCATTGTAGCGGTCACTTTATCGGTAACGGTTATTATTACAACCTTGAACATCTATAACCAGTTTCGTGAGGTGGATGCAGGCTATATTAAAGTCGTCCGGCTGTTCGGAGCGGGGCGGTCACAGCTTTTTCGCAGCGTGATTTTGCCAGCTTCGTTCCCGGTTATTATTTCGACGCTGAAAGTGAATGTGGGCTTGGCATGGATCGGCGTTATTGTAGGCGAGTTTCTCGTGGCGAAGCTTGGGCTGGGCTATCTAATTATTTATGGCTTCCAAGTGTTCAACTTTACGCTCGTTCTCTCCAGCCTCCTTGTAATTGCTGCGGTTGCGACCGTAATGTACAAAGCCGTTTCGGCGCTGGAGCGCAGGCTGATGGCGGGTTGGCGTGAGCAGTAG